Proteins encoded in a region of the Sulfitobacter alexandrii genome:
- a CDS encoding amino acid ABC transporter permease, which yields MAQVLFVVTILVLGYALVQITQGNLDRLSVKSGYGFLAEKAPFELGESLIPFSAGDTYLRAFVVGILNTLKVAALGIVLSTVLGLLIALGQLSPSVVVARVCRFYIETARNVPLLMQLIFWYALITASLPRVKQALSPMPGVYLSNRGLNLPSLDMGGAGGAVALALLAGMIAAIVLLMLRRRIAISPWFIGAVSILPALLTWAASGAVLSAQMPELKGFNFRGGMAVSPEFLALLLGLTIYTAAFNAEVIRAGVLGVPKGQREAATALGLKPATTMRLVIIPQALRIIIPPMGNNYLNLTKESSLAVAIGYPEVVRVANITLAETSQSIECISIIMLVFLTISLTTSALLNWFNARAALVSR from the coding sequence ATGGCGCAGGTCCTGTTTGTCGTGACCATCCTGGTGCTGGGATATGCCCTGGTGCAGATCACGCAAGGCAATCTTGACCGCCTGTCGGTCAAGTCCGGATACGGTTTCCTCGCAGAGAAGGCGCCTTTTGAGCTGGGAGAAAGCCTGATCCCCTTTTCGGCGGGCGATACCTACCTGCGCGCCTTCGTCGTGGGGATCCTGAACACCCTGAAGGTCGCGGCGCTCGGCATCGTGCTGTCGACGGTCCTGGGGCTGCTGATCGCCCTCGGGCAATTGTCACCCAGTGTTGTGGTGGCGCGGGTCTGCAGGTTTTATATCGAAACCGCCCGCAACGTGCCGCTGCTGATGCAGCTGATATTCTGGTACGCGCTCATCACCGCGAGCCTGCCTCGGGTCAAGCAGGCGCTGTCCCCGATGCCGGGCGTCTACCTGTCGAACCGGGGCCTGAACCTGCCGTCGCTCGACATGGGCGGGGCAGGGGGTGCGGTGGCGCTGGCGCTCCTCGCCGGGATGATCGCCGCAATCGTGCTGCTGATGTTGCGGCGGCGCATTGCGATATCCCCCTGGTTCATCGGGGCCGTGTCGATTCTGCCCGCTCTGCTGACCTGGGCCGCTTCGGGGGCGGTGCTGTCCGCTCAGATGCCTGAACTCAAGGGCTTCAATTTTCGTGGCGGCATGGCCGTCAGCCCGGAGTTTCTGGCACTGCTGCTGGGGCTGACGATATATACCGCAGCCTTCAACGCCGAAGTGATCCGCGCCGGCGTCCTCGGTGTGCCCAAGGGTCAGCGTGAGGCCGCGACGGCCCTGGGTCTCAAACCGGCGACGACCATGCGACTGGTCATCATCCCGCAGGCGTTGCGTATCATCATCCCGCCGATGGGGAACAACTATCTGAACCTTACCAAGGAAAGCTCGCTCGCCGTGGCGATCGGCTATCCCGAGGTGGTGCGGGTGGCGAACATCACGCTGGCCGAGACAAGCCAGTCGATCGAATGCATTTCGATCATCATGCTGGTTTTCCTGACGATCAGCCTGACGACTTCCGCGCTTCTCAACTGGTTCAACGCGCGCGCCGCGCTGGTGTCGAGATGA
- a CDS encoding amino acid ABC transporter substrate-binding protein produces MNFKTIAIAAACTIALGTSARAELLDDIKAKDELVCGTLNYLPGVGYLNDEGKWSGFDVDFCRGAAAAILGDAEKVKFVALTGPQKFPALDSGEIDILSRSVTQTISRETTLGYDFIGPNMLTGQGFMVPADSGVTSLDDLDGATICLLGGTVTERYLAEYFSAKGMSFTPVASEGSDQMYPMYFDGRCDAVTQEPPYMAIRRMNSGNPDAHVILDQIVAKSYEAPVIREGDPKFREVLQWMHYGMITAEEMGITMDNIDEVMETTNDPEVRRFLGLEGDIGASMGVSNDWMVNVIKAVGNYGEFFDRNLGKNSPLGVERGMNALYRDGGAMIAPGWQ; encoded by the coding sequence ATGAATTTCAAGACGATTGCGATTGCCGCAGCATGCACCATTGCCCTGGGCACGAGCGCTCGGGCCGAATTGCTTGACGATATCAAGGCGAAGGACGAGCTGGTCTGCGGGACACTGAACTATCTGCCCGGTGTCGGTTACCTCAACGACGAGGGCAAATGGAGCGGGTTTGACGTCGATTTCTGCCGTGGCGCAGCGGCGGCCATTCTGGGTGACGCCGAAAAGGTCAAGTTCGTGGCCCTTACCGGCCCGCAGAAGTTCCCGGCGCTCGATTCGGGCGAGATCGACATCCTGTCGCGGTCCGTGACGCAGACCATCTCGCGCGAGACCACGCTGGGATACGACTTCATCGGGCCGAACATGCTGACCGGGCAGGGGTTCATGGTACCCGCCGACAGCGGCGTGACCAGTCTCGACGATCTCGACGGTGCCACCATATGCCTGCTGGGCGGGACAGTCACGGAACGTTACCTGGCGGAGTATTTCTCGGCCAAGGGCATGAGCTTCACGCCGGTGGCCTCCGAAGGCAGCGACCAGATGTATCCGATGTACTTCGATGGCCGTTGCGATGCGGTCACGCAGGAGCCGCCCTACATGGCCATCCGCCGGATGAATTCGGGCAATCCGGATGCGCATGTGATCCTCGACCAGATCGTCGCCAAGTCCTACGAGGCACCGGTGATCCGCGAAGGCGATCCGAAGTTCCGGGAGGTCCTGCAATGGATGCACTACGGCATGATTACCGCCGAAGAGATGGGCATCACGATGGACAATATCGACGAGGTCATGGAAACGACGAACGATCCGGAAGTTCGCAGGTTCCTCGGGCTCGAAGGTGACATCGGCGCCTCGATGGGCGTGTCCAACGACTGGATGGTGAATGTCATCAAGGCCGTCGGCAACTACGGCGAGTTCTTCGACCGCAATCTGGGCAAGAACTCTCCGCTGGGCGTGGAGCGCGGGATGAACGCGCTTTACCGTGACGGCGGCGCGATGATCGCGCCCGGCTGGCAGTAA
- a CDS encoding LacI family DNA-binding transcriptional regulator, whose protein sequence is MAKKQSDKVDIVYVAKVAGVSPATVSRAINHPELVSPATRKKIDSAIRKSGYIRNRAAQAIHGRRSATIGFVVPTLNYAIFAEVVQSFNDEASTHGFTLLLASHGYDLDAEYQVMRKLLEHRVDGLALIGFDHSADSMRLIEEQRVPLLSVWNYDADSRMSCVGADNAEAGRRAAEHLLRLGHRHIGLVFPPTAGNDRAQARLAAVEKTLADAGVTVPDAWRGQTLYSVSRSKAVCGEILSGDERPTALLCGNDIIAYGAVYAAIRLGLSIPGDLSIIGIGDFTGSADMEPALTTVRIPARTIGTTAARHLVKAIADREGTGLVRERLDLELIMRDTTAPPA, encoded by the coding sequence ATGGCGAAAAAACAGTCAGATAAGGTTGATATCGTTTACGTCGCAAAGGTTGCAGGCGTGTCGCCCGCCACCGTTTCGAGAGCGATCAATCACCCGGAGCTGGTCAGCCCGGCCACCCGCAAGAAGATCGATTCGGCGATCCGGAAATCGGGATACATCCGCAACCGCGCCGCGCAGGCGATCCACGGCCGGCGAAGCGCGACCATCGGCTTCGTCGTCCCCACGCTGAACTACGCGATCTTTGCCGAGGTCGTCCAATCGTTCAACGACGAGGCCAGCACGCACGGCTTCACGCTTCTGCTCGCGTCGCACGGCTACGATCTGGATGCCGAGTACCAGGTGATGCGCAAACTGCTCGAACACCGGGTCGACGGTCTCGCGCTCATCGGGTTCGACCACAGTGCGGACAGCATGCGCCTGATCGAGGAACAGCGTGTTCCGCTTCTGTCGGTCTGGAACTATGACGCGGACTCCCGGATGTCCTGCGTCGGGGCCGACAATGCCGAGGCGGGACGCCGCGCTGCCGAACATCTCTTGCGGCTGGGGCACCGGCACATCGGCCTCGTGTTTCCGCCGACGGCCGGAAACGACAGGGCGCAGGCCCGACTGGCGGCGGTGGAAAAGACGCTGGCGGACGCCGGCGTCACGGTACCGGACGCATGGCGGGGTCAGACGCTCTACAGCGTATCCCGGTCAAAGGCGGTGTGCGGCGAGATCCTGTCGGGTGACGAACGTCCTACCGCCCTTCTTTGCGGGAACGACATCATCGCCTACGGCGCGGTCTACGCGGCGATTCGGCTTGGCCTTTCGATACCCGGCGACCTGTCGATCATCGGCATCGGTGATTTCACCGGCTCGGCCGACATGGAACCGGCCCTGACCACCGTCCGGATCCCGGCCCGCACCATCGGCACGACCGCCGCGCGCCATCTGGTCAAGGCAATCGCGGACCGGGAGGGCACCGGCCTCGTGCGGGAGCGGCTGGACCTGGAACTGATCATGCGGGACACGACCGCGCCGCCCGCCTGA
- a CDS encoding aminotransferase class V-fold PLP-dependent enzyme, which produces MTDDRSPFPAGGRDWEDLSAEMTARTADDIDWRGGRTPLYVFFDREETYEIGKKAYMAFFSENALGKTRAFRSIDSMERDVIDYGLSLFEAPEGAGGAFTTGGSESIFVAMKAAREALRAERGWKRGEVLNIVMPDSAHPAFDKAAAAMDLDIRRAPLRGDMRVDPAALKDMIDDRTIAIVGSAPCFPHGVIDPIEDLSRIAMDAGVWLHVDACVGGWIAPFFARNGRGTPAFDFRFPGVRSISADLHKFGFCPKSASTVFFRNEDDLTRSRFRHDAWPSGVIDTATLAGTRTGGSVAAAWAVLNHLGEAGYRDIARRLAEMTDAYVAGIEAIEGLKMHARPDLTLINYGSDDFDIFRVAEGMTERGWLVGLTKKPRGMHAMMSMLHEPARAQFLSDLAECVAAQRGAEDERSALTATY; this is translated from the coding sequence ATGACCGATGACCGTTCCCCTTTTCCCGCAGGCGGCCGCGATTGGGAAGACCTGAGCGCCGAAATGACCGCGCGCACCGCCGATGACATCGACTGGCGCGGAGGGCGCACGCCGCTCTATGTCTTCTTCGACAGGGAAGAGACCTACGAGATCGGGAAAAAGGCGTACATGGCGTTCTTCAGCGAGAACGCCCTGGGCAAGACACGCGCTTTCCGGTCCATCGACTCGATGGAGCGGGACGTCATCGATTACGGCCTGTCGCTGTTCGAAGCGCCCGAGGGGGCAGGGGGTGCCTTTACCACCGGCGGCAGCGAGAGCATCTTCGTCGCGATGAAAGCGGCGCGAGAGGCGTTGCGCGCGGAGCGCGGATGGAAGCGGGGCGAGGTCCTCAACATCGTCATGCCGGATTCCGCGCACCCCGCCTTCGACAAGGCAGCGGCGGCGATGGATCTGGACATTCGCCGCGCTCCGCTGCGGGGCGATATGCGTGTTGATCCGGCGGCCCTGAAGGACATGATCGATGACCGGACCATCGCCATCGTCGGTTCTGCCCCCTGTTTTCCGCACGGGGTGATCGATCCGATCGAAGACCTGTCGCGGATCGCGATGGACGCGGGCGTCTGGCTGCACGTGGATGCCTGCGTCGGCGGGTGGATCGCACCCTTCTTTGCCCGTAACGGACGCGGCACGCCTGCCTTCGATTTCCGTTTTCCGGGGGTGCGGTCGATCTCCGCGGACCTGCACAAGTTTGGTTTCTGCCCGAAATCCGCCTCCACTGTCTTTTTCCGGAACGAGGACGATCTCACCCGCTCGCGGTTCCGGCACGATGCCTGGCCGAGCGGCGTGATCGATACAGCGACCCTTGCCGGCACACGCACCGGGGGATCGGTCGCGGCGGCATGGGCGGTGCTGAACCACTTGGGCGAGGCCGGGTACCGCGACATCGCGCGACGCCTCGCCGAGATGACCGACGCCTATGTCGCCGGGATCGAGGCGATTGAGGGCCTAAAGATGCACGCCCGGCCGGACCTCACGCTCATCAACTATGGCTCTGACGATTTCGACATTTTCCGCGTGGCCGAAGGCATGACCGAACGGGGCTGGCTGGTGGGCCTGACCAAGAAGCCGCGCGGCATGCACGCCATGATGTCGATGCTGCACGAACCTGCGCGGGCGCAGTTCCTGTCGGACCTCGCGGAATGCGTCGCGGCGCAGCGCGGCGCGGAAGATGAACGATCTGCGCTGACGGCGACCTACTGA
- the sauS gene encoding acylating sulfoacetaldehyde dehydrogenase gives MNVQDEVSMVDAVVADARAAQAEYERNGSQARYDRAAQAVAWAIMEPERNRTLAELAVDVTGLGNVEDKITKNHRKTLGLMRDIAGARTHGVVSDDADTGITTVLRPIGLVGAVVPSTNPVATPANNIINALKGGNAIILSPSPKGVPCCELLLDYIYSEFEKIGENRTLVQMLPPPGSKAKTQRLLEQVDLAVVTGSQDNVRRAYSSGTPAIGVGAGNVTTIVDETADLSAAAEKIAASKTFDNATSCSSENAIVVVDAVYDEFVAALANVGGATVPGSEADAIVARLWPGGHLSPNIIAKDADVVIKELGLEGKVPEGTRFVAVETQGIGPEHPLSGEKLSRVVALYRAQDYADAVEIARRILDHQGAGHSLGIHTAEDARARDLATHMPTCRVIVNQAHTFATGGSFENGLPFSLSMGCGSWGGNSIDDNLHWRHFVQRSRVVRPIPAREPSLDDIFGGYWAEVGK, from the coding sequence ATGAACGTTCAGGACGAAGTTTCCATGGTTGACGCGGTCGTGGCCGACGCGCGCGCGGCGCAGGCAGAATACGAACGCAACGGGAGCCAGGCGCGCTATGACAGGGCGGCGCAGGCGGTGGCCTGGGCGATCATGGAACCCGAACGCAACCGGACCCTTGCCGAACTCGCCGTCGATGTGACCGGGCTTGGCAATGTCGAGGACAAGATCACCAAGAACCACCGCAAGACACTTGGCCTGATGCGCGACATCGCCGGGGCCCGGACCCACGGCGTCGTGTCGGACGACGCCGACACCGGGATCACCACTGTCCTGCGCCCCATCGGGCTCGTGGGGGCGGTCGTGCCGTCGACCAACCCGGTGGCGACGCCCGCAAACAATATCATCAACGCGCTGAAGGGCGGGAATGCCATCATCCTGTCGCCCTCGCCTAAGGGGGTGCCCTGCTGCGAGCTGCTGCTCGACTATATCTACTCGGAGTTCGAGAAGATCGGCGAGAACAGGACACTGGTGCAGATGCTGCCGCCGCCCGGCAGCAAGGCCAAGACCCAGCGCCTGCTGGAGCAGGTGGATCTTGCCGTGGTGACGGGCAGCCAGGACAACGTGCGCCGGGCCTATTCGAGCGGAACCCCCGCCATCGGGGTGGGCGCCGGCAACGTGACCACGATCGTGGATGAAACCGCCGATCTGTCTGCGGCCGCGGAAAAGATCGCCGCGTCCAAGACCTTCGACAACGCGACGTCCTGCTCGTCCGAGAACGCGATCGTGGTCGTCGATGCGGTCTACGACGAATTCGTCGCCGCGCTTGCCAACGTCGGCGGTGCGACCGTGCCGGGGTCCGAAGCGGATGCCATCGTGGCCCGTCTCTGGCCGGGCGGGCACCTGAGCCCGAACATCATCGCCAAGGATGCGGACGTCGTCATAAAAGAGCTCGGGCTGGAGGGAAAAGTCCCGGAAGGCACCCGTTTCGTCGCTGTGGAGACCCAAGGGATCGGCCCGGAGCACCCCCTTTCCGGAGAGAAGCTGAGCCGGGTCGTCGCCCTTTACCGGGCGCAGGATTATGCTGATGCCGTCGAAATCGCGCGGCGGATCCTCGATCATCAGGGTGCGGGCCATTCGCTGGGCATTCACACGGCCGAGGATGCCCGCGCCCGCGACCTCGCCACCCATATGCCGACGTGTCGAGTGATCGTGAACCAGGCGCATACCTTCGCGACCGGGGGGTCGTTCGAGAACGGCCTGCCGTTTTCGCTGTCCATGGGCTGCGGCAGCTGGGGCGGCAACTCCATCGACGACAACCTGCATTGGCGGCACTTCGTCCAGCGGTCTCGTGTGGTGCGCCCGATCCCCGCGCGGGAACCATCGCTGGACGATATCTTCGGCGGCTATTGGGCCGAGGTCGGAAAATGA
- a CDS encoding amino acid ABC transporter permease — protein MSVSSTLPPARPTGPMHWLRGQFRSPLALILNIAMLMVLVAVVPPVVNWALLDAVWTGASTADCPPDAGACWAFVGAKSRLILFGTYPYAEHWRAAVATALLVVLVIASLNPLNWSRRLGLSWVVGMIVYGVLMWGGVAGLAFVDSTLWGGLPLTVLLTVIAVAFGFLVAIPVALARASTLPVFRTAATVYIELIRGVPLISILFMASVAMPLLLPQGFSLSGLIRVAIGLTLFTAAYMAEVLRGGLQAVPRGQAEAAQALGLGYWQTRLRVILPQAFELVLPAFVSLVIITLKSTSLVVIVAMMDLLGAAKAALADPNWIGFYVEAYVFAGLIYVTMCASISWYGRKVETKLRDARGYN, from the coding sequence ATGAGCGTGTCGTCCACCCTGCCGCCGGCCCGGCCCACGGGGCCGATGCACTGGCTGCGCGGGCAGTTTCGCTCACCGCTGGCGCTGATCCTGAACATCGCGATGTTGATGGTGCTTGTCGCCGTCGTGCCGCCGGTGGTGAACTGGGCGCTGCTCGACGCGGTGTGGACCGGCGCGTCCACCGCCGATTGCCCGCCCGATGCGGGGGCCTGCTGGGCCTTTGTCGGGGCAAAGTCGCGGCTGATCCTTTTCGGCACCTATCCCTATGCCGAACACTGGCGCGCGGCCGTGGCTACGGCGCTGCTGGTGGTGCTCGTCATCGCGTCGCTCAATCCGCTGAACTGGTCCCGGCGTCTGGGTCTCTCGTGGGTCGTGGGCATGATCGTCTACGGCGTGTTGATGTGGGGTGGGGTGGCTGGCCTTGCCTTCGTGGACAGCACGCTTTGGGGCGGACTGCCGTTGACGGTGCTGCTCACGGTGATCGCCGTTGCCTTCGGCTTCCTGGTGGCGATCCCCGTGGCGCTGGCGCGGGCGTCCACCCTGCCGGTCTTCCGGACGGCGGCCACGGTCTACATCGAATTGATCCGCGGTGTGCCGCTGATCTCGATCCTGTTCATGGCCTCGGTCGCCATGCCGCTGCTGCTTCCGCAGGGTTTCAGCCTGAGCGGTCTAATCCGGGTAGCCATCGGCCTGACGCTGTTTACCGCGGCCTACATGGCCGAAGTCCTGCGCGGCGGGCTGCAGGCGGTGCCGCGGGGTCAGGCCGAAGCGGCGCAGGCGCTGGGGCTGGGATACTGGCAGACACGCCTGCGCGTCATCCTCCCCCAGGCCTTCGAACTGGTGCTGCCCGCCTTTGTCAGCCTTGTGATCATCACGCTGAAAAGCACGTCACTGGTCGTGATCGTCGCGATGATGGACCTTCTCGGTGCAGCCAAGGCGGCGCTGGCGGACCCCAACTGGATCGGTTTCTACGTGGAGGCATATGTCTTTGCCGGGCTGATCTATGTAACGATGTGTGCTTCCATTTCCTGGTATGGTCGCAAGGTCGAGACCAAGCTGCGCGATGCGCGCGGATACAACTGA
- a CDS encoding GntR family transcriptional regulator — MSKIYTDAPDGSAAPPTLGLVDRGDTLTDKVYAELRRALLTGVWEPGRKLTARSLSRELNVSLTPVREAMLKLANEGGLALSETRAFSVPELSRGDYDEVVAIRLALEPMAAEKAAAVITPETVDRLDRINDEMKALIEAERFGEALQKDTGFHRTIYALAGSAMLDGMIDQLWLRVGPTRNLLSHTFRQRLIGYQNHETIIAALRKADPAAAREAIHRDIAEGAKSLREKLAP, encoded by the coding sequence ATGAGCAAGATTTACACCGATGCCCCCGACGGCTCCGCCGCGCCACCGACCCTCGGTCTGGTCGATCGCGGGGACACCCTGACCGACAAGGTATATGCGGAACTGCGGCGAGCCCTGCTCACCGGCGTATGGGAGCCGGGTAGGAAACTGACCGCACGCAGCCTGTCACGAGAACTGAATGTAAGCCTGACCCCCGTCCGCGAGGCAATGCTGAAGCTCGCCAACGAAGGCGGTCTGGCCCTGTCCGAGACCCGGGCCTTTTCGGTTCCCGAACTGTCACGCGGAGATTATGACGAGGTGGTCGCCATCCGGCTGGCGCTGGAGCCCATGGCGGCCGAGAAGGCGGCAGCGGTCATCACGCCCGAAACCGTGGACCGCCTGGACCGGATCAATGACGAGATGAAGGCGCTGATTGAGGCGGAACGTTTCGGAGAGGCGCTGCAGAAGGACACCGGCTTTCACCGGACGATTTACGCGCTGGCCGGCAGCGCCATGCTGGACGGGATGATCGACCAGCTTTGGCTGCGGGTCGGCCCGACCCGCAACTTGCTGTCGCACACCTTTCGGCAGCGCCTGATCGGCTACCAGAACCACGAGACCATCATCGCCGCCCTGCGCAAGGCCGATCCGGCCGCCGCGCGAGAGGCGATCCATCGCGATATCGCGGAAGGTGCGAAATCGCTTCGAGAAAAGCTCGCGCCGTAA
- a CDS encoding Ku protein codes for MASRAIWKGQLRLSLVSIPVEIHSATKSGARVSFRQIHGPSGKRVRYQKTVPGIGPVKSEDILKGYELSDDEYMLIEPEELEGIKLETKKTLELVQFVETCEIPPLYFDKPYYIIPSDDLAEDAYRVVRDALRQSEKVGLGQLTMRGKEYLCAIRPCGDGLLLETLHYAEEIRNADPLFSDIEDEPADDELLSVATELIDRKTKPFNAENFEDHYDSALRDLIERKRKSKKTPRTKAGGEGSDDGSDNVVDLMSALKESLKKDGAKKKSSKSRKSA; via the coding sequence ATGGCGTCTCGTGCGATCTGGAAGGGCCAGTTGCGCCTGTCACTGGTATCCATACCCGTCGAAATTCATTCCGCGACCAAGTCCGGGGCGCGGGTATCGTTCAGGCAGATACATGGCCCGTCCGGCAAGCGGGTCCGGTATCAGAAGACCGTTCCCGGCATCGGCCCGGTCAAGAGCGAGGACATCCTCAAGGGCTACGAGCTGAGCGACGATGAATACATGCTGATCGAGCCGGAAGAACTGGAAGGCATCAAGCTGGAAACGAAGAAGACTCTGGAGCTCGTCCAGTTTGTCGAGACATGCGAGATACCGCCGCTCTATTTCGACAAACCCTACTATATCATTCCGAGCGATGATCTGGCCGAAGATGCCTATCGCGTCGTACGCGACGCCCTGCGACAGTCAGAAAAGGTCGGTCTGGGACAGTTGACCATGCGGGGCAAGGAATACCTCTGCGCGATCCGACCTTGCGGTGACGGCCTGTTGCTGGAAACCCTGCATTATGCGGAGGAAATCAGGAACGCGGATCCGCTGTTCTCCGACATCGAGGACGAACCGGCGGATGACGAACTCCTGTCCGTTGCAACGGAACTGATCGACCGGAAGACGAAGCCGTTCAACGCGGAAAACTTCGAGGATCACTACGACTCCGCGCTGCGCGATCTGATCGAGCGCAAACGGAAGAGCAAGAAGACCCCACGCACAAAGGCGGGCGGCGAAGGATCGGACGATGGGTCCGACAACGTGGTGGACCTGATGTCGGCGCTGAAAGAAAGCCTCAAGAAGGACGGCGCCAAGAAGAAATCCTCCAAGTCGAGGAAGTCAGCCTGA